The Eublepharis macularius isolate TG4126 chromosome 12, MPM_Emac_v1.0, whole genome shotgun sequence genomic sequence AATTCCAGAAAACTACACGTGAAGAAATGTGCTTGAAGATTCCCAGAATTTCTCAAGTACTCTTCCACCTGAATAAAGAAATCACAGTTAACATGAATAAGGTAATATACTGATATAAAATGATATCTGGGAGTATTCACGATATATACCAAATTTTTCATTTACTAACTGAAAAAGTGTTTTAGCCATTTTAAAAGGGTCTATGAGTTTCTAGAATGGTTAGGTAAGGATATGAAAAAGTATTATCAGCTCTACTAATTCACTTGTATCAGATCTTATTCTCTGTTCTTTCTAGTGATATCATTGAGGAACACTGTATCAAAGTCAAAGGAAGTCTGTTGGCACCTTGAAAATAGCACAATTTATTTCAGCAGAAGTTTTTTATGAATTAGAGCTGATTTCTTCAGGTGCAATGAGTGGCTCCATTcctcactatttatttatttatttatttgtttatttatttagattattcATACCCAGCctatctccccagtggggacccatacCAGATTATTTAATTCCCcccttcattttattcttaccttgtgaggtaggttagattgacaGACCTTGACTAGCCAACATTCTACTGTAAGCAAACAAATAGAAAGGTCAAGGAGCTATAGAATGTAGGAGGTACATAGTGAAATGTTCTTATATAAAactataaaatacaaaaaatagtCACTAGTTATGCTAAGCTAGTTAACATCTGTAATAGGTGGGGAATCCCACATTTTAGTTATCAGGTATAGCGAGTAAGGATTCCATGTTGGAGTAGTGCTTTGAAGTTTTTTGGGTTAAGAATGGTGACTTTCAGGTCAGCACAAAGCACCTTGGGAGACTGAAATGTCCATCTATTGGTTTCTGAATAGGGTAATTTTTAATGCATATCTCTCACACAAATTTCTGCATGATGATGATCCACTCATTGCATCTGAAGAGGCAGGTGCTACTCCTTGAAAGTTTATGGTGTAACAAAATTCTATTAGTCTTTATAGTACCATTGGATTCCTGTTCATTTTTATTAGCAGAGAATTTATATTATTCCCCTACATAATTTCCCTGACTTAAAATTCTTCTCAATAATTCATTGTCTTTTCATAAACAATTCATTCAGTGAGCCAACCAGTTAAAAGCTGAGAGTATTTTATTTGATTATTCAGGAGGACACCTGTCTATCATTCTTCTCAGAttttcctcttatttacaaaaacAGAGAATTGTGAAATACATAGCCATTCCCACTTTGAACACAAGAGACTGGATCCAGTctttccttactacagcccccatcccatATATATCCCATAGCGAGTAAGGATTCCATGTTGGAGTAGTGCTTTGAAGTTTTTTGGGTTAAGAATGGTGACTTTCAGGTCAGCACAAAGCACCTTGGGAGACTGAAATGTCCATCTATTGGTTTCTGAATAGGGTAATTTTTAATGCATATCTCTCACACAAATTTCTGCATGATGATGATCCACTCATTGCATCTGAAGAGGCAGGTGCTACTCCTTGAAAGTTTATGGTGTAACAAAATTCTATTAGTCTTTATAGTACCATTGGATTCCTGTTCATTTTTATTAGCAGAGAATTTATATTATTCCCCTACATAATTTCCCTGACTTAAAATTCTTCTCAATAATTCATTGTCTTTTCATAAACAATTCATTCAGTGAGCCAACCAGTTAAAAGCTGAGAGTATTTTATTTGATTATTCAGGAGGACACCTGTCTATCATTCTTCTCAGAttttcctcttatttacaaaaacAGAGAATTGTGAAATACATAGCCATTCCCACTTTGAACACAAGAGACTGGATCCAGTctttccttactacagcccccatcccatATATATCCCATAGCGAGTAAGGATTCCATGTTGGAGTAGTGCTTTGAAGTTTTTTGGGTTAAGAATGGTGACTTTCAGGTCAGCACAAAGCACCTTGGGAGACTGAAATGTCCATCTATTGGTTTCTGAATAGGGTAATTTTTAATGCATATCTCTCACACAAATTTCTGCATGATGATGATCCACTCATTGCATCTGAAGAGGCAGGTGCTACTCCTTGAAAGTTTATGGTGTAACAAAATTCTATTAGTCTTTATAGTACCATTGGATTCCTGTTCATTTTTATTAGCAGAGAATTTATATTATTCCCCTACATAATTTCCCTGACTTAAAATTCTTCTCAATAATTCATTGTCTTTTCATAAACAATTCATTCAGTGAGCCAACCAGTTAAAAGCTGAGAGTATTTTATTTGATTATTCAGGAGGACACCTGTCTATCATTCTTCTCAGAttttcctcttatttacaaaaacAGAGAATTGTGAAATACATAGCCATTCCCACTTTGAACACAAGAGACTGGATCCAGTctttccttactacagcccccatcccatATATTTTCTGTCCATGAagatcctgtgctctgcagcataGCTTGTTTGGGTGCTCAAAGGGGACCCTTCCATTATTTGTCACCAGCAGAAAGCTGGTTGCATTCAACCAAAAGTCAAATGtaaataatgtatttattaaatataattaaaaatagaTTTTGTTGCTGGGGTTGTATTGTATTTTTCAGAATTTACAATTCTAGCTTGCATTACTTCAGAATATTATATTAAAACACATAGTTTCTTACATATTTGCCTGGTTTTGATTAATATTTTGGGTACATGCATGACATGTAATTGACTAGCTAGGCGAAGCAGCATTCGCCCTAATCCTAAGAAAACATATTTAAGTTTCCCATTTCCTCTTTAATAACTTTTCGTTCCCCCATTCCTTCTAGATGCAACAACATGGAATCTGGCAATATAACCTCTATCACTGAATTCCTATTGCTTGGGTTTGTATATGACCCTGCTTTGGAGATTGTTCTTTTTCTGGTttttcttcttgtatatatagTGACAGTGCTCGGGAATGCCCTCATAATTGTACTCATCAGCATTGATTCTCGCCTTCACTCCCctatgtatttcttcctcagcaaTTTGTCCTTCATTGAGATATTCATGACAACTTGTGTAGTGCCAAAAATGCTGGCCAATTTCTTGACCAAGAGGAAAACCATTTCATTTGGTGGTTGCTTCGCTCAGTCATACTTCTATTTCTTCATGGGTTCTACTGAGTTCATCCTATTTGCTGCTATGTCCTTTGACCGCTACATGGCCATCTGTTACCCACTTAGGTACCCTACCCTCATGACTGGAATGGTTTGTGTCAAGATGGTGATTGGCTCCTGGATTGGTGGTTTCCTATCTGTGTTCCTGTCGACAGTGCTAAAGGTACGGTTGCCTTACTGTGGACCTAATGTCATCAACCACTTCTTCTGTGACAGTGCCCCTTTGCTACATCTTGCCTGTACAGACATAAGTCTCATTGAATTGACTGACTTCATTGGTTCTTTACTTCTGTTGCTTGGTTCTCTTTCATTCACTGCTACCTCTTATGTCTACATAATTTCAACCATTCTCAAGATTCCTTCTGCTCAAGGTAGGAAGAAGGCCTTTGCCACTTGTGCCTCTCACTTTACAGTTGTCTCCATGGGCTATGGAATCTCCATTTTTGTGTACGTCAGGCCATCCCAGACTGACATTATGAGCATGAACAAAGcattagccattttctccggcaTCTTGACACCTTTATTAAACCCTTTCATCTTCAGTCTGAGAAATGAACAAATGAAAGAGGTGCTGAAAGATGTCCTAAACAGAATAGCTTCTAAAATAAAAGATGACTGATTTCCTAAGTATGCTTTCAGAATGCTTTGCATACTCTGAACCTCTCAGTGACAACATAGTGCTTTGAAATACATTCCTAAACAATCTTTCTCAGGTTTAAGGCCTTGATCTTAGAACATCATAGCATGAGGCTAGGAGCTAGATAAGTGAACTACTTGATGTCGCCTACTGCCAAGAAACAAATTCAGGccagaaaagaacagtgtgcaatACTGGCTCTCATGAATGACATTAACAAGCAATACGAGTCCTTTGCAATGAGccaggtcgaatccacattcacccattacccgcatgtttaacggatatcttccgtttgcctccaatctgcatGTTtatcctcttcgttcacattcatgcttccaatccgtctttctcgcatgATCCTCCAGTCACGCGGCCACTTGAAAAACCACTTTTGTGGACGGGACCttattttcctgcccattttttttttattttttgagtgtacttttctgttatttcgattTTACCATATAAGGAAACATCATCAAAGTGCTATATCACGTGAACGAATCTTTGGAATAACGATATTATGCTATATAGAAGCCAATGTCTTACTTCGTCGGGACATTGATGGAGAACCTATATTCCCAGACGTGTGTAACCCCCCTCTCTTTGCAACCATCTATCGACTCAAGCACCGTCAATAATCTAGGATACTTAATTTTGAAAGATCAATAGGGAGAATCTtgcaggaaataaaataaaatgtattttatgtattctcgaaggctttcacggccggagaacgatggttgttgagggttttctgggctgtattgccatggtcttggcattgtagttcctgacgtttcgccagcagctgtggctggcatcttcagaggcgtagcaccaaaagacagagatctctcagtgtcacagtgtggaaaagatgtaggtcatttgtatctactcaggaggggtggggttgagctgagtcatcctgtaagagtttcccagggtgtggaatgctaatggcgggaggcttcactgtatcctgaggaggttcttttgcatatggattggtacttgatgtgctaatcttctctgcagggctattgtcggggatagaatgttttgttagcctggtgtttttcagaactggaaaccatgctctgttcattcttaaggtttcttctttcctgttgaagttttgcttatgcttgtgaatttcaatggcttctctgtgcagtctgacaaagtagttggaagtgttgtccagtattttggtgtcctggaataagatactgtgccctgtttgcgttaggctatgttcagccactgctgatttttcaggttgtccaagtctgcagtgtctttcatgttcttttattcttgtctggatgctacgctttgtggtcccgatgtaaacttgtccacagctgcagggtatacggtatactcctgcagaggtgagggggtctctactgtcttttgctgatcgtagcatctgttgtatttttcgggtgggtctgaatactgcttgaaggttatgctttttcataagctttcccatctgatcagtaattcctttgatatatggcaaaaacacttttcctgtaggagactgtttttccttggttgtttgattcatcctgggtttgattgctcttcggatttcatttctggagtagccatttgcctgaagtgcgtggtttagatgattaatttcctcattgagaaagtgcggctcacatatccgtcttgcacgatccactaatgtttttattatgcctcttttctgtcggggatggtgattggagtttttgtgtaagtaccgatcagtgtgagttggtttcctgtagaccctgtgacctaactgaaagtttgctttgcggatgaccaaggtatccaggaatgggagttttccctcaatttctttctccattgtgaattgtatgtgaATTGtatgctgctggcgaaacgtcaggaactacaatgccaagaccacggcaatacagcccggaaaaccctcaacaaccaaaatgtattttattcatcAGTAATGCGTAAAAGCGAAGCTCTGCTAAGAGTGAATTAAAACTTTTGAAAAGACTTTTCCACATGAAAGAACATCATCCCAAACAGTATTCGAGCTACTGTGAAGCGTCATAGGGGACTGAATATAcatggggaaaggcaggaagcatGATACTTGTACTgctatgtgatctttatttataatTTCGCTATTACATTAAtctatagaaaaataaaaaattgaaaaaaaacagGGAGCTGCGTGAGGACGGTATCAGGATAGATGGCCCCAAAAAAGATATTACTGTCAACCAGGTATGATTTCAAAGACATCTGAGTTTTGATTCCCACGGAATGAAATGcttgtaggagactgtttttcctacaggaaaagtgtttttgccatatatcaaaggaattactgatcagatgggaaagcttatggaaaagcataacctccaagcagtattcagacccacccaaaaaatacaacagatgctacgatcagcaaaagacagtagagaccccctcacctctgcaggagtataccgtataccctgcagctgtggacaagtttacatcgggaccacaaagcgtagcatccagacaagaataaaagaacatgaaagacactgcagacttggacaacctgaaaaatcagcagtggctgaacatagcctaactcaaacagggcacagtatcttattccaggacaccaaaatactggacaacacttccaactactttgtcagactgcacagagaagccattgaaattcacaagcataagcaaaacttcaacaggaaagaagaaaccttaagaatgaacagagcatggtttccagttctgaaaaacaccaggctaacaaaacactccacacccgacaatagccctgcagagaagattagcacatcaagcaccaatccatatgcaaaagaacctcctcaggatacagtgaagcctcccgccattagcattccacaccctgggaaactcctacaggatgactcagctcagtcccacccctcctgagtagatataaatgacctgccacatcttttccacactgtgacactgagagatctctatcttttggtgctacacctctgaagatgccagccacagctgctggcgaaacgtcaggaactacaatgccaagaccacggcaatacagcccggaaaaccctcaacaaccatcattctccggccgtgaaagccttcgacaatacatactaCGGAGCAGTTGATAATAGAACCGGCCAATGGGAACGCAGGGAACGGCAGGGGAGACTTGAATGGGGGTGGTTTAAAAAAATGGCACGTAAATTTCACTTGTAGGCgttcacgtccaccgtgaaactcccgcaaGAAACCAGCGACTGAAGATCCGAGATAAATGTGAAAGAAATGCGTGTCATGGATCaagtaatgtgaccggcactcgggaatgtggagaaaaggtgggaaaaAAGCGTTGAAAaaggagtaatgtggattcgacccaggtctGAATTAAAATCTAGACGCCTAGATGTACACTCTTGCTGAATATTTTTTACAGTTCAGATTCCAGTTTCCCAGCTTCATATTCAATTCTCAGATAACAGATCCAGCAACCAGCCTCAGAGATGTTAGGATAGCAAACACAGCTGCGAGACTAAATTTAAGTTTGGACACTCACTCAGCCTGGATATGTCATATTTTTGAAAATCATGAGAAGTAATCTTTGAGAACTGCTGAATATCAGGACCTAGCTGATTGCTATTATTCaggaaaggtttttaaaattgCCATGAATTCCAAATTGTACCCCACAGTATTCCCCTCACACACACCTCCAATCAAGTGTGATACTGTTAGTTATGGACACCATAACAACATAGTATTCTAAAGTTGTCTCAACAGGTAAAAAATGGTATGAAAAAACAGCAGGGTATCACCATGGGGAAAAATACTTAAATATAAACTTTGGTTAATACTAGGGTTTGATCCAGTGACTTATTTTTACTAAGTGAGAAGTTTTTTTCTCCAGGGCAGGTCTCTTTCTATTAGTGAACTTAATTGTTCCATCCCTTCCAAGCACAAAGTCTGAGATGAGAGGGAAAAATCAGATTTGGAATCAGGTTGTATgcgagatttttttttaaattgtgcacTAAATTGCTATTGTAAGAAAACTAGTTTACAACTAGTCATATGAAAAAATCAGGCCAATAGTTACTTCCACTGGTTTCCTTGTGGAATACATTTCTGGGTCTAACTCTCCCTCCACCAAATTTACTGAAATTCTCAGGTATTGCACCCCTAAAAAAAAACAGGGTTCACAGAGCAACAAGAAGTCCTgttcatgttacagtgaacacaaaCACACTGTGTGTAAGAAATagccaacatgcattcactttacaaatgaaaccagggaccattACCTGGATAAAAGTGGGGATCCGATTAGATCACATGTTCAACTCTACAGGTATTGAATATAGcataagaattactcaatgcacatacacatgttcactgtaacttgtgaatgtGACTAAATTAACTTGTGTATATCCTATGCACATCTCCCAGTGGCTGAACTTCAAAGAGCTTGTGGTGGATAATGTTCCTCCTCAGTGTGCATTCACTGTACATACTCAGAACCTGTGTAAAGATGTAAATTGTTCTACTACATGAACACCGCCTGCTGCTATTACTTCTGTTTTATGATTCAGAACCTTAATACTGGCTATTGTATTGAAAAGGTTTCTGATAATCAAAATAAATAGgggaaggaaaggatggagaaaaggaggagagaataTATCAGTTAAGGAAAGCTGAGATGAGTAGCTGGACTTTCatcagctttattatttatttaggatatttctatgttGCCTCTTCAGAGTCTTGCTCAAAGTGAACTACATCACAATATTAAAAAGAAGCAATTGAAAATAAGCCATGGGGCATAAGCATCATAAAATctgtccataaaacagaagcagaccattaaaaactgGTTAGATAGATCGCTTAATTAAAAGTCTGATTAAAAAAGGTGTTTTTGCCTGGCACCTAAGAGAAAGTACAGTAGGCACCAGGAGAGCATTAAGGGGGAGGGCTTTGCAAGAGTTAAATACCATAAtaaaaaatgccctgtc encodes the following:
- the LOC129339326 gene encoding olfactory receptor 6M1-like codes for the protein MESGNITSITEFLLLGFVYDPALEIVLFLVFLLVYIVTVLGNALIIVLISIDSRLHSPMYFFLSNLSFIEIFMTTCVVPKMLANFLTKRKTISFGGCFAQSYFYFFMGSTEFILFAAMSFDRYMAICYPLRYPTLMTGMVCVKMVIGSWIGGFLSVFLSTVLKVRLPYCGPNVINHFFCDSAPLLHLACTDISLIELTDFIGSLLLLLGSLSFTATSYVYIISTILKIPSAQGRKKAFATCASHFTVVSMGYGISIFVYVRPSQTDIMSMNKALAIFSGILTPLLNPFIFSLRNEQMKEVLKDVLNRIASKIKDD